GTTGATTAGCGTAGACGACACAATAGAAAGGTCTTGACACGTCTCACTTACTTAGGGTCGAGGCCGGCGACGGCCACGTCGACTCCGGTGAAGGCAGTCGATGATTGGGTCTTCCAATCTCCACCGCCCACGTGTCTGATTGATTGACccaaactttttattttaaaaatagttttaaaacaattataaaagttaaaaataaaagtagaagataaaaagaaaagtttataTCTATATAATTTGCGAAAATAAATACGAAAATAGCATCTAAAAATAAAcgttttgttaaaataataaatacgtAAAATAATGATGAAGTTGAGAAATGTAAGAATATGATGAGCGAGCACTTATTTTAATGCATTATAAAGGGATAAGACAATTAATGTCtatttttcttcctaaaatctaatttttatttgtagtcATGAACTTGGAAATtgtcttaatatatataatcatagTTTgcgattttttttataaaaaaaaaaaaaaaaaaaNaaaaaaaaaaaaaaaaaaaaaaaaaaaaaaaaaaaaaagtcaagaTAGGCAATGGGGtaattaaaaacaagataATGGGATTTTACACAGGTAGCTAAGCATAATGAAATGGCTAATTTAATTACAACAAAAACACGTaggattaattaatttgatggGATTAATAGGTTGGATGGAATTGTGTTCATGAAGCCGAGTGATCCAAGAAGAGAATGGGTTGATCCTCTTGGGCATGGGCATGTCGCTGGTGCTTCTTCAGAGGAGGCAAGGCGGATTTCTTACGCTTCTTCTTCTCGTAAGCGATTCCTCTGGCTTTAGCCTGCGAGTCTCTAACTTCCCTTAAGTAGAGCCTGACGGCTCGGCTGCCAAAGGGGTTGGTCTCCGGGTGGCCACCGTTCTCCTCAAATGCAGCGCGGAGGCGGCCGATGAGTGCGTCGAGGCTGCCCCAGGCCTGTCGAAGTGGGCAGGGGCAGGGCACAGGTGGGTGTGGGTGGCCGAAGAAGGGGCAGCAAGAGGTGTGGACCTTGGTCTTTCCGAACTGGTCCAGGTAGCGGAGGAACTCCAGAATATGAGCTCCGCTGCAGCGCGAGAGTGTGAGTGGAGGGCGGTGGTTGTTTAGGTACTGCCCGAAGGTGTTCCAGTCTCGCCGCTTCTGTGACTCGTACCTGTGTTGGTTACAATTAAAAGGCCAagttgaattaataataagaaataaattggTGTATAATTTGCAGAAAAGCGATGAGAAGCAAGCACCTGGTGGGTGCAGGTGGGTGTGGAGATGGAACCAAGAGAGGATAGTGGAGGTGGTTGTCGGAGGAAGCTTCCAAAGCCAACATGATTGGGTATTGGTATAAAAGTGTGTGGTTAATAATATGAAGTGAAAATGGGTAGGAAGGGAGGTAGTTAGAGAAGAATGGGAGGAACAATAAGGTGGGAAGAAGGGAGAGAGGGAGTGGAAGAATATATAAAGGGGAAGAGAGAGATGGTGAGCGACAGAGAGGGCCTATGGATTGAATATCATTTCCAAACCTCATATCTAACTTCAGTATTCCCacaaactttattatttttctctcaaagCACTCACTCAG
This sequence is a window from Cucurbita pepo subsp. pepo cultivar mu-cu-16 chromosome LG19, ASM280686v2, whole genome shotgun sequence. Protein-coding genes within it:
- the LOC111782113 gene encoding protein LIGHT-DEPENDENT SHORT HYPOCOTYLS 4-like; this encodes MLALEASSDNHLHYPLLVPSPHPPAPTRYESQKRRDWNTFGQYLNNHRPPLTLSRCSGAHILEFLRYLDQFGKTKVHTSCCPFFGHPHPPVPCPCPLRQAWGSLDALIGRLRAAFEENGGHPETNPFGSRAVRLYLREVRDSQAKARGIAYEKKKRKKSALPPLKKHQRHAHAQEDQPILFLDHSAS